The genomic stretch CTTCACGAGTATCAGGGCAAGGAACTGCTGCGCCAATTCGGCGTGAACGTCCAGGAAGGCAAGGTCGCCTACACCCCCCAGGAAGTGCGCAACATCGCGCAGGAGTATGCCCAGCCGGTCGTCGTCAAGGCGCAGGTTCACGTGGGCGGGCGCGGCAAGGCGGGCGGCGTGAAATTCAGCCCCACCGTCGAGAAAGCCTACGAGAACGGACAGAACATCCTGGGCATGGACATCAAGGGCCTCACCGTGAACAAGGTGCTGGTCACCAAGGCCGTGGACATCGATAAGGGCAAAGAGTACTACGTCGGCATGATCGTCGACCGCAACGTGCAGAGCTACACGCTGATGGCCTCCGCCGAGGGCGGTATGGAAATCGAGGAAGTGGCCGCCGCCACCCCCGAGAAGATCATCAAGTACCGCGTCGACCCGGTGAAGGGCCTGCAACCCTACGAAGCCCGCCAGATCGCGCTGCAGGCCGGCTTTCAGGGCAACCTGAACAAGATCGCCGACATGATGGTCAAGATGAGCAAGGCTGCCTTCGAGCGTGACGCCGTGCTGGTCGAAATCAACCCGCTGTTCGTCGGTGAGGACGGCGTGCCCGTGGCGCTGGACACCAAGTTCGAGATCGACGACAACGCCATGTACCGCCACGCCGACCTCGCCAGCTACCGCGAACTGTCCGAGGAGCACCCCCTGGAAATCGAAGCCAGCCAGCACGGCTTCGCCTACGTGAAGCTGGAAGACGGCAACGTGGGCGTGCTCGGCAACGGCGCCGGCATCGTGATGACCACGCTGGACGTGGTGAACCGCGCGGGGGCCAAACCCGCCAACTTCCTCGACATCGGCGGCGGCGCCAAGGCCGACATTGTGTACAACGCCGTGAAGATCGTCAACAAAGACCCCGATGTGAAGGCCATCTTCATCAACGTCTTCGGCGGCATCACCCGCGCCGATGAGGTGGCCAAAGGCGTGATCCAGGCCCTCGAAGAAGGCATCCTGACCAAGCCCGTGCGTATGCGTATTGCCGGCACCGCCGAGGACGAAGCCAAGGCGCTGCTGGCCGAGAAGAACAGCGACCTGATCAAGATGTACCCCACCATGTTCGAGGCCGCCGAAGTGGCCGCCAGAGAAGCCAACGCTGCGGAGGGCAAATAAGATGGGCATCCTCGTCAACAAGGACAGCAAAGTCATCGTGCAGGGCATGACCGGCAGTGAAGGCGCCAAGCACAGCCGCGCCATGAAGGAGTTCGGCACCCAGGTCGTCGCGGGCGTCACGCCCGGCAAGGGCGGGCAGACCTTCGAGGGGTGGCCCATCTACAACAGCGTGCGCGAGGCCAAAGAGAAACACGGCGCGGACGTGAGCATCATCTTCGTGCCGCCCGCCGGGGCCGCCGACGCCGTGCTGGAAGCCGCCCACGCCGGCATTCCGCTGATCGTGCTGATCACCGAGGGCGTGCCCACCGTGGACATGATGCGCGCCGTGCAGGAAATCCGCGACCTTGACGAACTCAGCCGCGCCCAGGGCGGCAAGGGCATCCGCCTGATCGGCGGCAATTGCCCCGGCCTGGTCACCAACGGCGAGTGCAAGGTCGGCATCATGCCCAACCGCATTTATGAAAACAAAGGCCGCATCGGCCTGATCAGCCGCTCGGGCACTCTCACCTACGAGGCCGCCAAACTGCTGAACGACGCCGGCATGGGCACCAGCACCACCGTCGGTATCGGCGGTGACCCGGTGATCGGCACGACCTTCGCGGACGTGCTCCCCATGTTCGAGGCCGACCCCGACACCGACGCCGTGCTGGTGATCGGCGAAATCGGCGGCGCCGACGAGGAAGCTGCCGCCGAGTACATTGCCCAGAACATGAAGAAGCCCGTGGTGGCCTTCATTTCCGGTCGCAGTGCCCCCAAGGGCAAACGCATGGGCCATGCCGGCGCCATCATCATGGGCGACGTGGGCACCCCCGAAAGCAAACTCGCTGCCTTCAAGGCCGCGAACGTGCCTGTGGCCGACACCATGCCCGAGATGATCGACATGGTCAAAGCCGCACTGAACAAGTAAAAGCTGGCTCTCACGGTGGGACGTGGCTTCGGCTGCGTCCTTTCTTTATTCACCGCTTCATGAACCGATCGTCACTTAACGTCACATCGGCATCAGCCGAACTCTTACAATAAAGGTATGAAGAGTCGTCTCCTTGCCCTCAGTACCCTGCTTCTTGCCGCTTCGGCCTCGGCAATCAGCATTGCTGGTTCCGTGCAGGGAAGTGCCCCCGCCGATCTGCGCGTGAGTGCGTGGGCTGTCACGGCTTTCGGGCAGCCGGTGGCGGAACTGGTCAGCGCCCCCGTGAACGGAAAGACCTTTCAGCTGGTCTTACCTGAATCTGCGCCCCCGGCCCGCGCTCTGGTGCCGGTGGACAACCGCCTGTCGTGGCCGGGCCTCATCGACTTCGGGAAGGCCACGGCCAGTGCTCAGGCTGCCGAGCTGAAACTGTTCACCTACCGCGACGTGAACGGCGACGGCAAACGCCAGGAAAATGAGCCCCTCAAGGAAGTTCGCGCTCAGGTGGGCAAAGGGGAGTTGTTCGTGGTGTGGGCCAGCGCGCCCGTGACGGTGACGGCCAGCCGGAATTACAGTGCCGACCTCAATAAAGGCTGGAATGTGATGATGGTGGAAGTTCGCGGTGCGGTGGTCGTTAAACCGGTGGATGCCAAAACGAGCATTTCTTTAAATATTCAGTAAACCATGAATGGTCGCTCTCACTCCCCCTCGTGGGGATTTTTTGTTGCCATGAGGCTTTCCTGCCAACATTTTCCTGCGCCAGACTCATTTTGGTGTCAGGTGCATGTCAAGAAAGCCACCTAAGTTGAGCAGCGGAGGGATAAAAATGCTTAAACCATTGCTACTGACTGGAGCCATGCTGTTCGGTACAGGCCTTGCCCAGACTGCCCCCGCGCCCACGACCACCACCGTGAAAGTGCCGCAGACTGTGACGGACAAAGGCCTGCCTGTCCTTCAGGAGTTTCTGAAAGCCGGTGGAACGGTGCAGCTGCTGAAGGTTGCTGGCGCCGTGCCCAGCACAGTCAACGCCGGACGCCGTGAAGATAGAATTCCCGTTGAACAGTGGCAGAGTGGCCTCGCCCCCGCTTGCTGCCGTGGTGAACCGTCAGGCCGAGGCGCACACTCAGAATGGCCAGGCTCAGCCCAAAGATGGCAAAGCCGAGACTCCCGACAGACGAGGCGGATAAGGACGACAAAGGTGGGAAGCCCAGTGAAAACCCCGGCAATAAACCGGACAAGCCCACCACGCCACCCAAAGGCCCCAAAAAGTAACCCGCTAAGCCACTGATTAGCTGAAGGCTGCGAATCTCCCTCGATTCAGAGGAAGTCGCAGCCTTTCATCCTTTTCTACGAACCTTTCAGCACGGGCGCCGCTGGGCAATGGTCTTCACGTAAGCCTCCAGATAACGTGGCACGATCAGGCGCGGGTGAAACCGCGTGATGGCGGCCTCACGGGCGGCCTGTCCCATGCGCTGGTAGACGTCGCGGCTGCGCAGAATTTTCAGCGCCGCGTCCGCCATCGCGTCCACGTCGCCTACATCCGTCATGAAGCCGGTCACGCCGTGCTCGACCACCTCGGGAATGCCCCCGGCACTGGAGGCGACCACCGGCACTTCACAGGACATGGCCTCCAGCGCCGCCAGGCCGAAGCTCTCGTTGCTGCTGGGCAGCAGGAACAGGTCGCTGATCCCCAGGATGGTCTGCACGTCCGGAAAGGAACCCAGGAAGGCCGTGCGGCCGATCACGCCCAGTTCTCGCGCCAGGTCGAAGGCCCTGGGACGCTCCGGGCCGTCCCCGATCATCAGCAAGCGGGCGGGAATTTCGCTCGACACCCGAGCAAACACCTTGACGACATCCTCTACGCGCTTGACCGGGCGGAAGTTGCTCACGTGAACGATCAACGCCTCGTCTGGGTGCGCGAATCTTGCCCGCACCGCCGGATCAGTAATCCGCACGAAGCGGTCACTGTCCACGAAGTTGTAGATCACCTCGATGTCCCGGTCGACGCCGAACACTTCCCGCGTTTCGTTCGCCAGAAACTGAGAAACGGCAGTCACGTGGTCACTGCGTTCGATGGCGTGGCGTGTGGTGTGCTTGAAAGTGGGTTCGGCGCCTACCAGGGTGACATCCGTGCCGTGCAGCGTGGTCATGACCCGCGTTTTGCAGGTGATGGCCCTTGCATGGTTCGCCGCCGTGGCGTGCGGAATGGCGTAGTGGGCGTGCGTGAGTTGAATGCCGTGTTCCAGAATGACTTCGGTCAGCGTGTTGGCCGCCGACAACTCCGGGAAGGGTTGCTCGAACAGGGCGTAAGCGTAGCCGCTCACCTGGTGAAAGTAAGGCCCGCGAAAGCCGCCATGATGCCCCATCAGCCGAAAGGGCATGGCGGTTCCGACAAAATGTACCTCGTGTCCGGCGTCGGCAATTTGCAGGCCCAGTTCCGTCGCGACCACCCCGGAGCCCCCCGCGCCCGTGTGGCACAGCACTGCGATTTTGAGTGAATCAGACGTCATGAATGCCGAGTATAGGTGCCAGGCGTCAGTTGCACTTCAGCTTTATAAGAGGAAACAAAAAGTTCACGGGAAGGTTTAATCGTGAAAATATTCACTTACGAATAATTGTTGGATCATTCTTGGTATCGTCAGTCACGATGGTGCCTGATAAAGGCCATCGTCGGTGTGGACATTGACAGCCATCAGGACGAAAAAGGGGAGAGGACGCTTCCCCTCCCCGCTCAGCTTGAGTTTCAGATGCCGGTGGTGCTGCCGTCGCGTTCCAGTTTCGCCAGGTAAGCCGCGCCGCCCTCGACTTCAGCGGCGAAACCGCCTGCCTGACCGAATTCCATGACTTCCGCCAGCGTTTCGGACATGATGTACTCCTGCCACGCCTCGGCGGCGGCGCGGGCGTCCCCGCTCAGGTCGAGGTGCAGGGTGATGCGGTCGGAGACCTCGAACCCGGCTTTCTTGCGTCCGTCCTGAATGCCGCGCACCAAGTCACGGGCCAGGCCCTCCAGTTCCAGTTCACGGGTAAGCGCCGTGTCGAAGGCCACCAGATACCCGGCTTCCTCCAGCGCGGCATACCCTTCAGGGGATTTGGCGTCCACGAGCACTTCATCCGGCCCGAGTTCGAAGCGTTCACCGGCTTCGGTAACCACTTCAAAGAATTTCCCGTCACGCACGAAGCGGGCCACCTCGGAAGCGTCGGCGGCCTGCAGCGCGGCACGCACCTTCGGGACTTCCTTGCCGAACTTCTTGCCCAGCACAGGCAGGTTCGGGCGCAGCTGGTAAGTCACCAGTTCCGCGTACTGATCGAGCAATTCGACTTCCTTGACGTTCAATTCTTCCTTGATCTGCTCGGCGAAGCGGCCCAGGCTGGCAGTCTGCCCGGCGGTACGTGCCCTGAGCAGCACTTTCGGCAGGGGCTGACGCTGACGCAGGCCCGTCTGTCCGCGAACCGCGCGGCCCAGCGAAACGACGCGTAGCACCGCACTCATCTCATCCACCAGCGTCGGGGCAGCCAGAGCACTGTCCAGGGCCGGCCACTGGCTGAGGTGAACGCTCTGCGGCGCACCTGCGTCCACGCTGCGAACGAGGTTCTGGTACAGCTCCTCGGCCAGGAACGGCGTGAACGGCGCAGTCAGTTGCGTAACCGTCACCAGCGCGGAGTGCAGGGTGGCGTAGGCACTCAAATCCACGTTGCCGTCGCCCGTCCAGAAGCGGCGGCGGTTGCGGCGCACGTACCAGTTGCTCAGGTCTTCCACCACGAACTCCTGCAAGGCCCGGCTGGCTCCGGTCGGGTCGTAGTTGTTCAGGGTGTCCGTGACCGCCACGATCAGCGTCTGCGTCTGCGCGGCCAGCCAGCGGTCCACCTCGGGGCGCTCGCTGACGGGGGGCGCCGCGCTCAGGTCAGGTTTATCCAGGTTCGCATACAGCACGAAGAAGCTGTAGGTGTTCCACAGGGTCAGGAAGTAAGAGCGGAAGGCTTCCCCGATTACGTTCACGCCGACGCGGCGGGACAGCTCGGGCGGCGCGGACACGTAGGTGTACCAGCGGGCCGCGTCCGCGCCGTACGCGTCGAATACCTCCCAGGGATTCAGGATGTTGCCCTTGCTCTTGCTCATCTTCAGGCCCTTCTCGTCCAGGAAGTGCCCCGCGCAGATCACCGACTTGTAGGCCACCGAGTCGAACACCATCGTGCCGATCTGGTGCAGGCTGTTGAACCACCCGCGCGTCTGGTCAATCGCCTCGCTGATGTAATCCGCCGGGAACCCCCCGTTCTCGAACATTTCCCTGTTCTCGAAGGGATAGTGGTGCTGTGCGAAGGGCATCGAGCCGCTGTCGTACCACACGTCCATCACGTACGGCACGCGCCTGAAGGTCTTGCCGCCCTGCTCGAAAGTCACGTCGTCTACGAACGGCCGGTGCGGGTCGAAGGCCTCGGAGCGCACGTCCTCGCGCCCGCTCAGTTCCGCCAGTTCCTCGTAACTGCCGATGACCCGGTACTCGCCGTCCTCGGCCTCCCACACGGGCAGCGGCGTGCCCCAGTAACGGTTACGGCTGATGTTCCAGTCGATCAGGTTCTCCAGCCACCCGCCGTACCGTCCATTCTTGATGTGCTCCGGGTGCCAGTCGATGGTCTGGTTCAGTTCGATCAGACGTTCTTTCTTGCTGGTGTTGTTGATGTACCAGCTTTCCGTCGCGTAGTACATCAGCGGCGTGCCGCAGCGCCAGCAGTGCGGGTAACTGTGGACGAAATTCTTTTCCTTCCACATGAAGCCCCGCCCACGCAGGTCACGGATGATGTCGGTGTTCGCGTCCCGGAAGAACACGCCCTTCCAAGGGCCGAAACGGTGCTTCCCTTCACTGTCCACGCCCACCAGCACCGGCCAGCCGTACTTGCGGCCCAGGCGCATGTCGTCCTCACCGAAACTGGGCGCGGTATGAACGATGCCCGTCCCGTCCGAATCGCTCACGTAGGTGTCTAAACCAGCGGCGTAAACGGGTTTCCCTTCCCCCTCGGCTTCATACGCCTCGGTGAACAGGGGAGAGTAGGTCAGCCCCTCCAGTTCGGTTCCCTTGAAGGTGTCGACCACTTCGGCTTCCTCGCCCAGCACCTCGTTTTTCAGCGTGGATGCGAGGATCAGCGTCCTGCCGTCCTTGTCCTTCGCGGCCACGTACTCGAACTCCGGGTGAATCGCCACGCCCACGTTGTAAGGCAGCGTCCACGGCGTCGTCGTCCACACCAGAAACGCCGTGTCCTGCGGCAATCCCAGTTTCTCGGGTTCCTTCAGGTCGAACGTCACATAGATGCTGGGATCCTGGATGTCCTTGTACCCGTCCGAAACCTCGGCGTTACTGAGGGTCGTGCCGTCCTTCGGGCAGTACGGGGCCACGCGGAACCCCTTGTACAGCAGGCCC from Deinococcus fonticola encodes the following:
- the sucC gene encoding ADP-forming succinate--CoA ligase subunit beta — protein: MKLHEYQGKELLRQFGVNVQEGKVAYTPQEVRNIAQEYAQPVVVKAQVHVGGRGKAGGVKFSPTVEKAYENGQNILGMDIKGLTVNKVLVTKAVDIDKGKEYYVGMIVDRNVQSYTLMASAEGGMEIEEVAAATPEKIIKYRVDPVKGLQPYEARQIALQAGFQGNLNKIADMMVKMSKAAFERDAVLVEINPLFVGEDGVPVALDTKFEIDDNAMYRHADLASYRELSEEHPLEIEASQHGFAYVKLEDGNVGVLGNGAGIVMTTLDVVNRAGAKPANFLDIGGGAKADIVYNAVKIVNKDPDVKAIFINVFGGITRADEVAKGVIQALEEGILTKPVRMRIAGTAEDEAKALLAEKNSDLIKMYPTMFEAAEVAAREANAAEGK
- the sucD gene encoding succinate--CoA ligase subunit alpha, giving the protein MGILVNKDSKVIVQGMTGSEGAKHSRAMKEFGTQVVAGVTPGKGGQTFEGWPIYNSVREAKEKHGADVSIIFVPPAGAADAVLEAAHAGIPLIVLITEGVPTVDMMRAVQEIRDLDELSRAQGGKGIRLIGGNCPGLVTNGECKVGIMPNRIYENKGRIGLISRSGTLTYEAAKLLNDAGMGTSTTVGIGGDPVIGTTFADVLPMFEADPDTDAVLVIGEIGGADEEAAAEYIAQNMKKPVVAFISGRSAPKGKRMGHAGAIIMGDVGTPESKLAAFKAANVPVADTMPEMIDMVKAALNK
- the bshA gene encoding N-acetyl-alpha-D-glucosaminyl L-malate synthase BshA — encoded protein: MTSDSLKIAVLCHTGAGGSGVVATELGLQIADAGHEVHFVGTAMPFRLMGHHGGFRGPYFHQVSGYAYALFEQPFPELSAANTLTEVILEHGIQLTHAHYAIPHATAANHARAITCKTRVMTTLHGTDVTLVGAEPTFKHTTRHAIERSDHVTAVSQFLANETREVFGVDRDIEVIYNFVDSDRFVRITDPAVRARFAHPDEALIVHVSNFRPVKRVEDVVKVFARVSSEIPARLLMIGDGPERPRAFDLARELGVIGRTAFLGSFPDVQTILGISDLFLLPSSNESFGLAALEAMSCEVPVVASSAGGIPEVVEHGVTGFMTDVGDVDAMADAALKILRSRDVYQRMGQAAREAAITRFHPRLIVPRYLEAYVKTIAQRRPC
- the ileS gene encoding isoleucine--tRNA ligase, with protein sequence MTSTTTLFKPVQQNPSFPEMEQATLKWWADHKIFERSLEQTQGGPLYTFYEGPPTANGLPGIHHVESRSLKDLFPRFKTMQGYHVPRKAGWDTHGLPVELQVEKLLGLASKRDVEAYGIEKFNAQCRETVFEYEAEWRKFTQRMAFWVNLDEPYMTLHRDYIESIWWSVKELDRKGLLYKGFRVAPYCPKDGTTLSNAEVSDGYKDIQDPSIYVTFDLKEPEKLGLPQDTAFLVWTTTPWTLPYNVGVAIHPEFEYVAAKDKDGRTLILASTLKNEVLGEEAEVVDTFKGTELEGLTYSPLFTEAYEAEGEGKPVYAAGLDTYVSDSDGTGIVHTAPSFGEDDMRLGRKYGWPVLVGVDSEGKHRFGPWKGVFFRDANTDIIRDLRGRGFMWKEKNFVHSYPHCWRCGTPLMYYATESWYINNTSKKERLIELNQTIDWHPEHIKNGRYGGWLENLIDWNISRNRYWGTPLPVWEAEDGEYRVIGSYEELAELSGREDVRSEAFDPHRPFVDDVTFEQGGKTFRRVPYVMDVWYDSGSMPFAQHHYPFENREMFENGGFPADYISEAIDQTRGWFNSLHQIGTMVFDSVAYKSVICAGHFLDEKGLKMSKSKGNILNPWEVFDAYGADAARWYTYVSAPPELSRRVGVNVIGEAFRSYFLTLWNTYSFFVLYANLDKPDLSAAPPVSERPEVDRWLAAQTQTLIVAVTDTLNNYDPTGASRALQEFVVEDLSNWYVRRNRRRFWTGDGNVDLSAYATLHSALVTVTQLTAPFTPFLAEELYQNLVRSVDAGAPQSVHLSQWPALDSALAAPTLVDEMSAVLRVVSLGRAVRGQTGLRQRQPLPKVLLRARTAGQTASLGRFAEQIKEELNVKEVELLDQYAELVTYQLRPNLPVLGKKFGKEVPKVRAALQAADASEVARFVRDGKFFEVVTEAGERFELGPDEVLVDAKSPEGYAALEEAGYLVAFDTALTRELELEGLARDLVRGIQDGRKKAGFEVSDRITLHLDLSGDARAAAEAWQEYIMSETLAEVMEFGQAGGFAAEVEGGAAYLAKLERDGSTTGI